A genomic region of Paramormyrops kingsleyae isolate MSU_618 chromosome 19, PKINGS_0.4, whole genome shotgun sequence contains the following coding sequences:
- the LOC140580973 gene encoding histone H1-like, whose translation MAEVAPAPAAAPAKAPKKKAAPKPKKSGPSVGELIVKAVSASKERSGVSLAALKKALAAGGYDVERNNSRLKLAIKALVTKGTLVQTKGTGASGSFKLNKKQSETVKKPAKKAAPKAKKPAAKKPAAAKKPKKAAASPAKKPAAAKKSPKKAKKPAVAKKATKSPKKAKKPAAAKKATKSPKKAKAAKPKVAKPKATKAKKAAPKKK comes from the coding sequence ATGGCAGAAGTCGCTCCGGCCCCCGCCGCCGCTCCGGCCAAGGCACCCAAGAAGAAAGCGGCACCTAAGCCTAAGAAATCAGGTCCCAGTGTCGGGGAGCTGATTGTGAAGGCTGTGTCCGCCTCCAAAGAAAGGAGCGGCGTGTCTCTTGCCGCTCTGAAGAAGGCTCTGGCAGCCGGTGGCTACGACGTGGAGAGGAACAACTCCCGGCTAAAGCTAGCGATTAAGGCTCTGGTGACCAAAGGGACTCTGGTTCAGACCAAGGGAACCGGCGCCTCTGGCTCCTTCAAGCTGAACAAGAAGCAGAGCGAAACCGTCAAGAAGCCCGCGAAGAAAGCCGCTCCTAAGGCCAAGAAGCCAGCAGCAAAGAAACCGGCAGCGGCAAAGAAGCCCAAGAAGGCGGCGGCCTCCCCAGCGAAGAAGCCGGCGGCCGCCAAAAAGTCTCCCAAGAAGGCAAAGAAGCCGGCCGTAGCCAAGAAGGCGACCAAGAGTCCCAAGAAGGCGAAAAAGCCGGCGGCAGCAAAGAAGGCCACCAAGAGCCCAAAGAAAGCAAAGGCAGCCAAGCCTAAAGTCGCCAAACCCAAGGCTACCAAAGCCAAAAAAGCCGCTCCCAAGAAGAAGTAA
- the LOC140580986 gene encoding histone H3, with protein sequence MARTKQTARKSTGGKAPRKQLATKAARKSAPATGGVKKPHRYRPGTVALREIRRYQKSTELLIRKLPFQRLVREIAQDFKTDLRFQSSAVMALQEASEAYLVGLFEDTNLCAIHAKRVTIMPKDIQLARRIRGERA encoded by the coding sequence ATGGCAAGAACCAAGCAGACTGCGCGTAAATCCACTGGCGGCAAAGCGCCCAGGAAGCAGCTGGCTACCAAAGCCGCACGTAAAAGTGCTCCGGCCACAGGCGGCGTCAAGAAGCCTCATCGCTACAGGCCCGGAACCGTGGCTCTGCGAGAGATCCGGCGTTACCAGAAGTCCACCGAGCTGCTGATCCGCAAGCTGCCCTTCCAGCGTCTGGTGAGGGAAATCGCTCAGGATTTCAAGACCGACCTGCGCTTCCAGAGTTCGGCTGTTATGGCGCTGCAGGAGGCAAGCGAGGCCTATCTGGTTGGTCTGTTTGAGGACACCAACCTGTGCGCCATTCATGCCAAGCGAGTCACCATCATGCCTAAAGATATTCAGCTGGCTCGCCGTATCCGTGGTGAACGTGCATAA